Proteins encoded together in one Ogataea parapolymorpha DL-1 chromosome III, whole genome shotgun sequence window:
- a CDS encoding Conserved hypothetical membrane protein has translation MDPLRLSQIDEASLSSLSLRSLDSDPLSTGQHVRSYHPPDQPKTRQNSTASVPAPWAADDPKTPDSHPRRNSGFRRRASTLTSWLKRAVSEEGLQEPSSRRLTRQFTQQTAPGTSPFYVDGLIPSSANDANEEVISAVLNSDDSDTESDHDDVGQTTSLSRAPTITKLNSIRRQVTNEVKDKLTKIGFFDPKFNKIKTVLHFVKGYAFITGVIMAIYSLYWGAMYHRNSRLRSFHFWVVVDENDLLSQYVVEATKMMPLIGTWLPKPYQTISNDTDQLHSILSHKVYRQQIWGAVLVQPGAGSRYLEALQKGTSFNTSDVVEVIYETGRDYVAESSYFTRGFAQLQTFFTELQPNMTARLLEELSDEQKLNSLQQLLTPIIFKTTDLTPSHLLVPIVAGPQQFGLVYLHLLSLLQFAFFQPYHNKIASQLKDGSFLAFRLISSQITYLVLGLGYTLVQVFFQIDIYTAYPHKVGFLIFWLVSYLVLSSLGGVNENISIFLQAAKPNLIPMWMFFWMVSNIAPTYYPLNLSPKFYRYGYMMPIKNGYDLYKTLLFNTYKHANMPRNVCVLIGWVVATNCLLPFTMRFYTRVKEQESKKKLRLLKKIKRLRKKKLHVSKQSEEYDG, from the coding sequence ATGGACCCTTTGCGACTTTCGCAGATAGATGAGGCGTCActgtcgtcgctgtcgttGCGGTCGCTTGACTCCGATCCCCTGTCGACTGGCCAGCATGTCCGGTCGTATCACCCTCCAGACCAGCCTAAAACAAGACAGAACTCCACTGCGTCTGTGCCGGCGCCCTGGGCAGCAGACGACCCGAAAACGCCAGATTCGCACCCACGTCGCAATTCTGGGTTCCGCAGACGCGCCTCTACGCTTACCTCGTGGCTGAAACGTGCCGTTTCTGAGGAGGGGTTGCAGGAGCCGTCCAGCCGACGACTCACCAGACAATTCACACAGCAGACGGCCCCTGGAACGTCGCCATTTTACGTGGATGGCCTGATTCCCAGCTCTGCCAACGACGCCAATGAGGAGGTCATTTCTGCGGTGCTTAACAGCGACGACTCGGACACAGAAAGCGACCACGACGACGTGGGTCAGACGACGTCTTTGTCCCGAGCCCCCACCATCACGAAGCTCAACAGCATCCGACGCCAGGTCACCAACGAAGTCAAGGACAAGCTCACCAAAATCGGCTTTTTTGACCCCAAattcaacaaaatcaagacCGTGCTCCATTTCGTCAAGGGCTACGCTTTCATTACCGGCGTAATTATGGCCATATACAGTCTATACTGGGGAGCCATGTACCACCGCAACTCGCGGCTTAGAAGCTTCCATTTTTGGgtcgttgttgatgagAACGACCTGCTTTCGCAGTACGTCGTCGAGGCTACCAAAATGATGCCATTGATTGGCACATGGCTCCCTAAGCCGTACCAGACGATCTCCAACGACACAGATCAGTTGCACTCGATTCTCTCACACAAAGTTTACAGACAGCAAATCTGGGGCGCTGTACTTGTACAGCCAGGAGCCGGGTCACGTTATCTGGAAGCGCTGCAGAAGGGCACGAGCTTCAACACGTCGGACGTGGTGGAGGTGATCTACGAGACGGGCCGCGACTATGTGGCCGAGTCGTCGTACTTCACGCGCGGCTTTGCGCAGCTGCAAACATTTTTCACCGAATTACAGCCCAACATGACCGCTCGTCTCCTGGAAGAGCTGTCGGACGAGCAGAAATTGAATAGTCTGCAGCAACTTTTGACGCCAATCATTTTCAAAACTACTGATCTCACCCCCTCACACCTTCTGGTGCCGATCGTCGCTGGTCCGCAGCAGTTCGGCCTTGTTTACTTGCATCTGTTGTCGCTACTACAGTTTGCGTTTTTCCAGCCATACCACAACAAAATCGCGTCGCAGCTCAAAGACGGCTCGTTTCTAGCGTTCCGGCTGATCTCTTCGCAGATAACGTACCTGGTGCTCGGGCTAGGGTACACGCTGGTGCAGGTGTTCTTCCAAATCGACATATACACAGCGTACCCACATAAGGTGGGGTTTCTCATCTTCTGGCTCGTGTCGTACCTGGTGCTGTCGTCGCTTGGTGGTGTCAACGAGAATATTAGCATCTTTCTGCAGGCTGCCAAACCAAACCTAATCCCGATGTGGATGTTTTTCTGGATGGTGTCGAACATCGCCCCCACATACTACCCCCTCAACTTGAGTCCGAAGTTTTATCGTTATGGATACATGATGCCTATAAAGAACGGCTACGACCTGTACAAAAcgctgctgttcaacacTTATAAGCACGCCAACATGCCGCGCAACGTGTGCGTCCTGATAGGCTGGGTCGTGGCCACCAACTGCCTGCTGCCGTTCACAATGAGGTTCTATACCAGGGTCAAAGAGCAAgagagcaaaaagaagTTGCGactgctcaaaaagatcAAACGACTGCGTAAGAAGAAGCTCCACGTGAGCAAGCAGAGTGAAGAGTACGACGGCTAG
- a CDS encoding Rab GDP-dissociation inhibitor, protein MEGDYDVIVLGTGLTECILSGLLSIDGKKVLHIDKQDYYGGESASLNLTQLYSKFKPSKPYSDQFGKDRDWCVDLIPKFLMSNGELTNILVHTDVTRYMEFKQISGSYVYRGGRIAKVPSNQTEAISSPLMGFFEKRRMKNFLEFIIKYKEDEVSTHGGVDLDKITMDELYNKYGLERGTKDFIGHAMALWSNDDYLSQPARETYDRIVLYLGSVARYGKSPYIYPLYGLGELPQGFARLSAIYGGTFMLDTPIEEVLYEDGKFAGVKTKEGVAKAPVVIADPTYFPEKVKSTGQKVIRAMCILDHPIPNTSDADSAQIIIPQNQVGRKNDIYIATVSSAHNICAKGYYLAIISTIIETDKPHLELEPAFKVIGATKDVLMGIAELYEPIEDGSKDHIYISKSYDPSSHFESTTDDVKDIYKRVTGHDLVLKKRATVEEEAELAGLS, encoded by the coding sequence ATGGAAGGCGACTACGACGTTATTGTGCTCGGCACAGGCCTGACAGAGTGCATTCTGTCTGGACTGCTCTCAATTGACGGTAAGAAAGTGCTCCACATCGACAAGCAGGACTATTACGGCGGCGAGAGCGCCTCGCTGAATCTGACCCAACTGTACTCCAAATTCAAGCCCAGCAAGCCGTACAGCGACCAGTTCGGCAAGGACCGCGACTGGTGCGTGGATCTGATCCCGAAGTTCCTTATGTCCAACGGTGAGCTCACCAacatcctcgtccacacCGATGTCACCCGGTACATGGAATTCAAGCAGATTTCGGGCTCATATGTGTACAGAGGCGGCCGGATCGCAAAGGTGCCTTCGAACCAGACAGAGGCGATCTCTTCGCCGCTGATGGGcttctttgaaaagagaAGAATGAAGAACTTCCTGGAGTTTATCATCAAAtacaaggaggacgaggttTCGACGCACGGCGGCGTCGATTTGGACAAAATCACCATGGATGAGCTGTACAACAAGTACGGGCTGGAAAGGGGCACAAAGGATTTCATTGGCCACGCCATGGCGCTGTGGTCGAATGACGACTACCTGTCTCAGCCGGCCAGAGAGACGTACGACAGAATAGTCCTTTATCTGGGCTCTGTTGCCAGATACGGCAAGTCACCATACATTTATCCCCTGTACGGGCTCGGCGAGCTGCCGCAGGGATTTGCCAGACTTTCGGCCATCTACGGCGGAACGTTCATGCTGGACACGCCTATCGAGGAGGTGTTATACGAGGACGGCAAGTTTGCCGGTGTCAAGACCAAAGAGGGCGTGGCCAAGGCGCCAGTGGTGATTGCCGACCCCACGTACTTCCCAGAGAAAGTTAAGAGCACGGGCCAGAAGGTGATCAGGGCCATGTGCATTCTGGACCATCCTATTCCCAACACCTCGGACGCAGATTCGGCGCAGATCATTATCCCGCAGAACCAGGTGGGCAGGAAAAACGACATCTACATCGCGACAGTCTCGTCCGCCCACAATATCTGTGCCAAGGGCTACTATCTGGCCATCATCTCGACGATCATCGAGACTGATAAACCCCActtggagctggagccCGCCTTCAAGGTGATCGGAGCCACCAAAGACGTGCTCATGGGCATTGCTGAGCTGTACGAGCCGATCGAGGATGGCTCCAAGGACCACATCTACATCTCCAAGTCTTACGACCCATCGTCCCACTTCGAGTCCACGACAGACGACGTCAAGGACATTTACAAGCGGGTCACGGGCCACGACCtggtgctgaaaaaacgTGCCACCGtagaggaggaggccgagctcGCGGGGTTGAGCTAG
- a CDS encoding putative FKBP-type peptidyl-prolyl isomerase, with protein sequence MNFRTLTVLALAAVASAELQIGILHRVPPEECTKKTAPGDHVKMHYTGRLFDTQEVFDSSVERDQPLKFVLGVGHVIKGWDQGLMDMCVGEKRRLTIPPELAYGKRGAGAVIPPDATLVFDTELLEIVTPHDEL encoded by the coding sequence ATGAATTTCAGAACGTTAACGGTTTTGGCATTGGCTGCTGTCGCCAGCGCGGAGCTCCAGATAGGCATCCTCCACAGAGTGCCACCAGAAGAGTGCACAAAGAAGACTGCGCCCGGTGACCACGTCAAGATGCATTACACGGGGAGACTGTTCGACACACAGGAAGTGTTCGACTCGTCCGTCGAGCGCGACCAGCCACTGAAATTCGTGCTCGGCGTGGGGCACGTGATCAAGGGCTGGGACCAGGGACTGATGGACATGTGTGTGGGCGAGAAACGGCGGCTCACCATTCCGCCGGAGCTGGCGTACGGCAAGCGTGGGGCCGGAGCTGTGATTCCACCGGACGCCACTTTGGTGTTTGACACggagcttttggaaattGTGACACCGCACGACGAGCTATGA
- a CDS encoding gamma-glutamyl phosphate reductase — MSKAIAQQAHLASTVLKTLSDEQRSLALYQIKQGLESAKEDILAANRKDMELAETNELSSSLIKRLDLSKNGKFDSMCEGVLDVSNLEDPLNRVTLATELDDGLTLTRLTCPVGVLLIIFESRPEVIANITALAIKSGNAAILKGGKESLHTFQAMAKVINKVLEDTAVPKNAIQLISTREEVGDLLKQDKYIDLVIPRGSNELVRNIKENTKIPVLGHADGICSIFVDKAADLAKACRIIVDAKTNYPAGCNAVETVLLHSQLVQDGSHEKVLQALREAGVTCHLSAELFKDQPQSVLAEESDFSREFLSLDVAVKSVASVEEAILHINEHSSKHTDCIVTEDKVTAEKFLAGIDSAGVYWNCSTRFADGFRYGFGTEVGISTNKIHARGPVGLEGLVCYYYQLRGNGQVAGDYKGAGGTRVFKHKKLNI, encoded by the coding sequence ATGTCCAAAGCAATTGCCCAGCAGGCCCATTTGGCCTCCACCGTGCTTAAGACGCTGTCGGACGAGCAGCGATCGCTTGCTCTGTACCAGATTAAACAGGGGCTTGAGTCTGCCAAGGAAGATATCCTGGCCGCCAACAGAAAGGACATGGAGCTCGCCGAGACGAACGAgctgtcgtcgtcgctgatcAAGCGGCTCGATTTGTCCAAGAACGGCAAGTTTGACTCGATGTGCGAGGGCGTGCTGGATGTTTCCAATCTGGAAGACCCGCTCAACAGAGTGACTTTGGCGACAGAGCTCGACGACGGGCTCACGTTGACCCGGCTGACATGTCCCGTGGGCGTTCTGCTGATCATTTTCGAGAGCCGGCCGGAGGTGATTGCCAACATCACGGCATTGGCCATCAAGTCGGGCAATGCGGCGATTTTAAAGGGCGGAAAGGAGTCCCTGCATACGTTCCAGGCGATGGCGaaggtgatcaacaaggttttggaggaCACTGCTGTTCCAAAGAACGCGATCCAGCTGATCAGCACGCGCGAGGAGGTCGGAgacctgctcaaacaggacAAGTACATTGATCTGGTGATTCCGCGCGGCTCGAACGAGCTAGTGAGAAATATTAAAGAAAATACCAAAATTCCTGTGCTTGGCCACGCGGATGGAATATGCTCGATTTTCGTGGACAAGGCGGCAGATCTCGCAAAGGCGTGCCGGATAATTGTGGACGCGAAAACTAACTATCCTGCGGGCTGCAATGCCGTGGAAACGGTGCTCCTTCATTCGCAGCTCGTTCAAGATGGTAGCCACGAAAAAGTGTTGCAGGCACTGCGCGAGGCCGGCGTGACATGCCATTTGTCGGCGGAGCTGTTTAAGGACCAGCCACAGAGCGTGCTGGCGGAAGAATCTGATTTTTCGCGCGAGTTCCTGTCACTAGACGTGGCCGTCAAGAGCGTTGCAAGCGTCGAGGAGGCCATTTTACACATCAACGAGCATTCTTCGAAACACACAGACTGTATTGTGACAGAGGACAAGGTGACGGCAGAGAAGTTCCTTGCGGGGATCGACTCGGCAGGCGTTTATTGGAACTGCTCGACCCGGTTTGCTGACGGGTTCCGGTATGGGTTCGGGACAGAGGTTGGCATTTCGACCAACAAAATTCACGCGCGCGGCCCTGTGGGGCTCGAGGGGCTTGTGTGCTACTATTACCAGCTGCGTGGTAACGGCCAGGTAGCCGGCGACTACAAGGGCGCGGGCGGGACGCGTGTGTTCAAGCACaagaaattaaatatttaa
- a CDS encoding putative AAA family ATPase, with protein MTRTRRNTGFFSDDSDAGTAPVDDDARSRRKRSVPLDEDSDSDVVRPHRTRGRRSVNYNEDALLAALDDEIGDGGDPDDRGVGRKRRRTRSRPAEDDDFDEDDAVASDSHDFDDDGSFSSDDSLRPRRRRQPGFIVKDDEDVASDEEYDVRAERNRRNGRPKRRGRGRPRKEEVEEFDDDESEEEESLTIADELKALQDDSPLNSPVQRNLRERKNVNYQLPPPMLQAEPERFDVADSPRRGRAGGRFGGTGTAVPASTQIRRLFPTVGPFGGGDVHALFQNGGAADTLTAIGNVESSDSEDDNELFKPTDPNKLSIVTVDSGASGKKKNTLADTDPLGIDTNIDFSVVGGLDSYIDQLKEMITLPLLYPEIYSKFHITPPRGVLFHGPPGTGKTLMARALAASCSSQHRKVTFFMRKGADCLSKWVGEAERHLRLLFEEAKQQQPSIIFFDEIDGLAPVRSSKQEQIHASIVSTLLALMDGMDNRGQVIVIGATNRPDSIDPALRRPGRFDREFYFPLPDVKAREEILKIHMRKWDHQLDDGFVRELARLTKGYGGADLKALCTESALNAIQRAYPQIYRSNDKLRININKVRVVASDFTRTLERIVPSSARATSLSSSPLPETVAPLLQPQLDDVLARARRVIPSEKPLSLLEESQYVDLTASRPDGGFRHQQLLARLNQQRVFKPRLLLAGSRGDGQEYVANAVLHSFEGFNVQTLDFAKLHSDASIAPENLVIQLFQELKRHKPSILYVPYVLGFLDEITPSLRSTISTLVRTLGANDRVLIFGMVEEQHLLDDRYYDELAAVFGFTRSDVVQLARPDERQRERFFESVWTCFHMAPLDYNELSLRPKRKLKELPKVEVEEQPQTTENTATNDAELAKSDMRLKNTLKVKLSGLMDLFKARYKRFKKPVVDDAFLVHLFEPEPDPEAPYQRQGDRILEVATGKLYYNIDLDVIEERLWNGYYSEPRQFLNDIEMILKDAKTSGERDRVLKANEMYANAQVGIEEMEAAFPQLAAEWKAARQREKRREAEYLRKVREKEEQEQAEQAEQEPAGSMQQVQQAQLVNGDSTQGHVTVDAVATSVEVAPVEPAEQPVKEELQKEVEEEQKEQPESESSDEEYPEPPKEQLIYSEEKLIKLQRLLLDKSAGMSVEELERLASRLIEMIWDERMNLDKNALLDRMETLLR; from the coding sequence ATGACGCGCACAAGACGGAATACTGGGTTTTTCAGTGACGACTCGGACGCGGGCACCGCTCctgtggacgacgacgccCGGTCGCGGCGCAAGCGGTCTGTGCCCCTTGACGAGGACTCAGACTCGGACGTGGTGCGGCCGCACCGCACGCGGGGCCGTCGGTCGGTCAATTACAACGAGGACGCGCTGCTGGCTgcgctggacgacgagatcggCGACGGAGGCGATCCAGACGACCGCGGTGTCGGGCGCAAGCGGCGACGCACGCGCTCGCGGCctgccgaggacgacgatttcgacgaggacgacgcTGTGGCGAGCGACTCGcacgactttgacgacgacggctcgttcagctcggACGACTCGCTGCGGCCGCGCAGACGGCGACAGCCGGGGTTTATTGTgaaggacgacgaggacgtggCGtcggacgaggagtacgacgTGCGGGCAGAAAGAAATCGCCGCAACGGGCGCCCGAAGCGCAGGGGCCGTGGCCGTCCGCGGAAAGAGGAAGTCGAGGAatttgacgacgacgagagcgaggaggaagagtcGCTGACGATTGCCGATGAGCTGAAAGCGCTGCAGGACGACTCGCCGCTGAATTCGCCGGTGCAGCGCAACTTGCGCGAGCGCAAGAACGTGAACTACCAGCTGCCGCCGCCAATGCTGCAGGCGGAGCCAGAACGGTTCGACGTGGCCGACAGCCCACGCAGGGGACGCGCGGGCGGCCGATTTGGCGGCACGGGCACGGCAGTGCCCGCCAGCACGCAGATCAGACGGCTGTTCCCGACGGTGGGGCCGTTTGGCGGCGGCGACGTGCACGCGCTGTTCCAGAACGGCGGCGCCGCAGACACGCTCACGGCGATCGGCAACGTCGAGAGCAGCGACTCCGaggacgacaacgagctgttcaagcCGACGGACCCAAACAAGCTGAGCATTGTGACGGTCGACAGCGGCGCGTCgggcaagaagaaaaacacGCTCGCCGACACAGATCCGCTCGGCATCGACACCAACATCGACTTCTCTGTGGTGGGTGGGCTGGATAGCTACATCGACcagctcaaggagatgaTCACGCTGCCACTGCTGTACCCGGAAATATACTCCAAGTTCCACATCACGCCGCCGCGCGGCGTGCTGTTCCACGGTCCGCCTGGTACGGGCAAGACGCTGATGGCGCGGGCGTTGGCCGCGTCGTGCTCGTCGCAGCACCGCAAGGTGACGTTTTTCATGCGCAAGGGCGCCGACTGCCTGTCGAAATGGGTCGGCGAGGCCGAGCGGCACCTGCGGCTGCTTTTTGAAGAGGccaagcagcagcagccttcgatcatttttttcgacgagATTGATGGCCTTGCGCCGGTGCGCTCGTCCAAACAGGAACAGATCCACGCGTCGATCGTGTCGACGCTGCTTGCGCTCATGGACGGCATGGACAACCGCGGCCAGGTGATTGTGATCGGTGCCACCAACAGACCCGACTCTATCGACCCGGCGCTGCGGCGGCCCGGCAGATTCGACAGAGAGTTCTATTTCCCGCTGCCGGACGTGAAAGCACGCGAGGAGATCTTGAAAATCCACATGCGCAAATGGGaccaccagctggacgacggGTTTGTGCGCGAGCTAGCACGGCTCACCAAGGGCTATGGTGGAGCAGATCTCAAGGCGTTGTGCACGGAAAGCGCGCTGAACGCGATCCAGCGCGCGTACCCGCAGATCTACCGTTCCAATGACAAGCTGCGTATCAATATCAACAAGGTGCGTGTGGTGGCGAGCGATTTCACGCGCACGTTGGAACGCATCGTGCCGTCGAGCGCGCGCGCGacctcgctcagctcgagCCCGTTGCCCGAAACCGTTGcgccgctgctgcagccgcagctcgacgacgtgctTGCGCGCGCCCGCCGCGTGATTCCGAGCGAAAAGCCGCTCTCGCTGCTCGAAGAGAGCCAGTACGTCGATTTGACAGCGTCGAGACCAGACGGCGGGTTCCGCCACCAACAGCTGTTGGCCCGGCTCAACCAGCAGCGCGTGTTCAAGCCGCGGCTGTTGCTTGCGGGCAGCAGAGGCGACGGCCAGGAATACGTCGCCAACGCCGTGCTGCACAGCTTTGAAGGCTTCAACGTGCAGACGCTCGACTTTGCCAAGCTGCActccgacgcgtcgatcgccCCCGAAAATCTCGTGatccagctgttccaggAGCTCAAACGGCACAAGCCCAGTATTCTGTACGTGCCGTACGTGCTGGGCttcttggacgagatcacgCCGTCGCTGCGGTCCACCATCAGCACGCTCGTGCGCACGCTCGGTGCCAACGACCGCGTGCTCATTTTTGGGATGGTCGAGGAGCAGCATTTGCTCGATGACAGGTACtacgacgagctggccgcCGTGTTTGGGTTTACGCGCTCCGACGTGGTGCAGCTTGCGCGGCCAGATGAGCGCCAGCGCGAGCGTTTCTTTGAAAGCGTCTGGACATGTTTCCACATGGCCCCACTCGATTACAACGAGCTCAGTTTGCGGCCGAAACGCAAACTAAAAGAATTGCCCAAggtggaggtggaggagcagCCACAGACCACAGAAAACACAGCCACTAATGACGCAGAGCTTGCCAAGAGCGACATGCGCCTGAAAAACACGCTCAAGGTCAAACTGTCTGGCCTAATGGACCTGTTCAAAGCACGCTACAAACGCTTCAAAAAACCTGTCGTGGACGACGCGTTCCTTGTCCACCTCTTTGAGCCAGAGCCGGACCCAGAGGCGCCGTACCAGCGCCAGGGAGACCGCATTTTGGAGGTTGCCACGGGAAAGCTTTACTACAACATTGATCTCGACGTGATCGAGGAACGACTCTGGAACGGCTACTATTCGGAACCTCGCCAGTTTCTCAACGACATCGAGATGATCCTGAAGGACGCCAAGACGTCTGGGGAGCGCGACCGCGTGCTCAAGGCCAACGAGATGTACGCAAATGCGCAGGTCGGCATCGAGGAAATGGAGGCTGCGTTTCCCCAGCTAGCGGCCGAGTGGAAGGCTGCCAGACAGCGCGAGAAGCGGCGCGAGGCTGAGTACTTGCGCAAAGTGCGGGAAAAAGAGGAACAGGAGCAAGCCGAACAGGCGGAGCAGGAGCCAGCCGGCTCGATGCAACAGGTGCAGCAGGCACAACTGGTTAATGGGGACTCCACGCAGGGTCACGTGACAGTGGACGCAGTTGCAACCAGCGTGGAGGTGGCACCGGTGGAGCCGGCCGAGCAGCCAGTCAAGGAGGAGCTACAGAAGGAGgttgaggaggagcagaaagagcAACCCGAGTCCGAGTCGtcggacgaggagtacCCCGAGCCgccaaaagagcagctgaTCTATTCGGAGGAAAAACTAATTAAACTGCAGCGTctgttgctggacaagtCTGCCGGGATGtctgtggaggagctggagagATTGGCTTCACGTCTGATCGAAATGATTTGGGACGAGCGGATGAATCTGGACAAAAATGCGCTGCTAGACCGAATGGAGACCCTGCTGCGCTAG